The Pyrus communis chromosome 8, drPyrComm1.1, whole genome shotgun sequence region caagccgcgtcgtagacatgtgcttgtcacgtgtagaagatgcgttttgaagtcccttaatgtagatgtcaacccaagggtcgtcgaggcttgatcttgaattgggctggaaatttcttcaaaggccatcgaggcttgatcttgagttcgactggaagattttctggtttcctccaatcgttgattttccataggcttaatcttgaactgggctggaggattcttttggtctcccccgaaggtctgaacttactccttttatctggagttgaatttgatttaagggtggtgaacacttgattttgaatcggacttgtgatttcttcaagggccatcgaggcttgatcttgagttcgactggaagattttctggtttcctccaatcgttgattttccacaggcttaatcttgaactaggctggaggattcttttggtctcccccgaaggtctgaacttaactctttttatctggagttgaatttgatacctttgctttcgcccttgatgatatgagatacttttgcttgcGCCCCTGCATTTACTCTGTCAAAGGACTAGcggaacagttgatgaacggatcttcaaggggcgttgggcttgatcttgaagaatgggtgtatgggtttgttgaggttgttgatccaaagggccgttggggcttgatcttaggatgaacggatgatgaatgatgaacactttcttcaaggggccgtcggggcttgatcttgagttggtgagagttcttcaagggccgttggggcttgatcttgaaggaggatttgacgaagaacgaatagtgttttcttgatccttcgggattttcttgagagctttagaactttaaggcttcaaggttttggtcccCCCTCTattcctcttgatggagaagcctatttataggctttgagagtgaatcatcaccattcatttttttggtgaagtgagtagaggttgtaggtgaagtgagtggaggttgtaggtgaagtaagtggatgttgtaggtgaagtaagtgtgtgaggttggtgaagtaaataaatgttgtaattttaatacattggttaatatttattttactgaaatttcgatgtctacaaggAGGAGAGAAAATAGAAGAGAAATTTGGAGGGGGAGAAAATCTTCCTCCAAACttcatctctctttttttatCTAATCCACATGTAAAAATTACGATAAATTGTTGAGATTATAAATTCTGCATTAGAAATATAAGGAGTTCCGCTAGTTCTTATATTGTAATTGTTTTTTtgatagaatttgaattttcttcttgcagaaaaaaaaacttgagtGGTAATTTACTGTCGTGCAGCACGTAAAAATCTTGAGTTAAAACATAGTAAGTATTATATAATTCAATTTATAAATGAATTAAAAGTTCAGAAGACACGTATTATGTTTCAAATGAATGATGTTTATCACATACCACCTAGCGATATTTGGAACACTAGCCACATGACATCAAATGAAATTCCCTAtacaagtgttttttttcttcttccgtAGATCAACACGAATTTAACagtaaaggaaaagaaaagggtaTGCAGCAAGTTCTGCACTTATTAGTTACCATCCCTTCTCCGGTTGCAGAATTCATGTGAGGGACTTCCTGGATTCTGACTTTTCCACTGCACAGATGGAGCCGTTACTATCTGGTTAATTAATGTACACTCAATTTGTTCTTATGGGATTGTAGGATGTCTGAAATACCCTTACACGCTAATAGTAGAACTCCTTCAATTATTTTTGGATGGAAATATGTACACGGTCTAAGTTTGATTAATATACCTGCGTTTAAATTCGGAAGTCTCTGTTCAATGAGTTTCTTCGTGTACTCTCTCTGCCACCTTACAGTTTTTTTCGTGAATTAccatgccaacattataaaacattatgcaaAAATATGAGGTAACAGAGAGTCCCACATTTAAAAGAGCCCCAACAGCATTTCGGTAAAACTGCCCAATGTAGAAAGAGAAATACTACGaggactctctcaaaagtggaaGTGCTCTATGGGCTCTCTATCACCTGATGtttttgcataatattttatgATGTTGGCATGAAAATTGACTTTATATGGACTCTCTGCAAACGCAAATGGACTCTAATGTCAAAATACTGTCactttggagaaatttttcaatgtgcgaGGAGCACAGTCTGGTAcattaagtgtcataatacaagtttggtgacttgaattttttttttcttcaaccaaTTGTGTTATGACACTTCGTCTACCGGACCGTGTTTCAGacatattaaaaaatctcttgTTACCTTGAGTTACTTGTTAATTAATTGAGAAAATTGGAGTATTAATTTCTAAATTTTGATCTAATTAGAGctttatttattgaattaagTATTTGTCACGATGTGTATTAACAATCCTTTTGTATAATATTATTAGAACTTTtgtctaaaataaaaaaatttaaaggacaaaaattataaaagtgTGACAAATATAAAGATCGAAACTCCAATTAAGTCATAATCTAAAGACTAAGgctctaatttttttaattaatagttaATGAAATAATATATAGTCATACTGTGTTGTCAATTTTTATGACGAAATGGCCAGCAGGAGGTCCGTTGGCTGAGCTGTTTGGACCACCTACACACCTTTTATGCTACATTTTCTTGTATTTAAACGATACTTAGCAAATTTAATAAGAACAATAATGCTCATACATGATTATTAGGTCATGAAGACTGTACAGACCGCCACATTTGTCTTTTATTTTGgcactttttagtttttagttggattttataaagaaaaaatagttaagTACGAATCATTTGGTTCAAAATGATAGTATTCCTAAAGTTTTATTATACGATGTGAAATTAGGTATTTCGTGAAGCTAACTTTATTATGGGTGTTGTTACAAATCTAGGTATCACACGTTATATAGTCTCTTTAATCTTGAGAGCACTGCTACTTGCCTCTTTCCGTTGTAATTTCTTTTATAACTTTGTTCAACTATATTAGATTCTGTTTGTAACTTGAAAAtactttgttctttaatttttttcgccaacaaaacaaaaagaccATATTTCGAACAACATAACTAGACGGCGATATATCAACCAAAGTGAATTAACAAGAGCAGACCCATTCAATGGCAAGGGTGGACAACTCCCCACTCGGCCTTGAAAAAAAATCCCGTTATTGGTGTTGGATTTTTGTTACCCAACTATTGGGCAAGGCAGGGTGCTACGCGGCTATAAATCTCATCTTTGACTTGAAATAAACAatcatttttgtctttttatccTTTCTATTTCAAACTCAGTTCACCAATATTATTCGAATTCACTCGAATTTCTCCATCTTAACTTTCTTCCTCAGTCATTCGGACGACACCATTGCTTAAGACTCGCttgccaacaaagaaaaatgaaggcaAGAACTTCATAACAAGTTTCAAAGATGTACCTCAGTTAAGTTGCTCCTACAAAAGCTTACAGATAATTAAACATTAATTAAGGTTGAAGTAAAAAACTACAACTAAGACTGAGATGGAATACATGATTAGTAGGTGACAAGAAAatgtaatataatatattatggTGTAGAATGTAGACATACTAGATACAACTTTAAGAAACAATTTAGTACAAGAGCAAGCAAGACAGCGAATGATTAAGCTAACTCCATAATTAGGTGCTACAGTACAAGATAATTAAGCTCATTGCCCCCGCCCCCACCTCCACCTCAAAACAATCACCAATCTagggcaaaatagtaaattCAGACACCAGTCCTCCTTTAATAAACAGTCTTTCGACTTTCCAACTCTCCCAAATACATACCATCATCCCTTAAaatccacacacacactctctctgtctctctctaggCATTTTCCATCCAAACCATCACCATGTCCCTGTTTAACACCCggttctccttcttcttcctcacagTCTTTCCATGGAcctttctcctctttctctctctacccttctctctctcctccaccaACATCCATGAACTCCTTATCTCCCAGGGGCTTCCACCTGGCCTCCTCCCAAAGGAGGTCAAGTCCTACACTCTCTCAGACAACGGGGAGCTCCAGGTCTTCCTTGATGCCCCATGCCTCACAAAATATGAGAACAGGGTTTTCTTTGAGAGTGTTCTGAGGGCAAATCTCAGCTATGGAAGCCTCATTGGGGTCGAGGGTTTGTCTCAGGAGGAGCTCTTTCTTTGGCTGCCGGTCAAAGACATCATTGTTGATGATCCAAGATCAGGTCTCATTCTCTTTGACATTGGGGTTGCTCACAAACAGCTTTCTCTATCACTCTTTGAAGATCCCCCTGACTGTAAACCATCAGGTAATCAATTCAcggaaaatgattttcacacaaCCCTACTTATTTTTGTATTGATTctccttttatttattcaatcaaacAACGGATATATACAAAAGTTTCTGGGGGTGAAGAGTAGGGTGTGTAGAAATTACTGATCTTAattcatttctaattttttttttcatttaattatgttttttaaGTTCTGTTTGTGCAGTTAATCTGTAACATGTGTTGCACTTTCTATTGATGTTGGTTTCtgggttcctttttttttttttttttaggattttaatCTGTCATGTCTCATTTCTGATGATAAATATTGTGCATGTTAGTGTTTCATATGTTGGAAAgacttgtttttttatttgttgttctttgtttgttttattccTTAAAAGAGATATTTTTTCTTTGCCCTTATTTTCTGTTCCTACACATGATGTATCAAAATTTCCCTGttaacaattaaaaaatgatAATATTGGTAGAAATTTCctgtataaaaacaaaagaaacaaacttTTGTTGTTGGTTGATCTTTTGAGGGAATTGATTAGGcttctagctagctagctagcattTCATATTATAAGTGTGCTAATTAATATACACACACAACCGATAGTCTAAAATACTAAGATTTATAGATATTTTTAAGTGACCGCTTAGTATTAATGTTCAATAGTATTTTTTGATTTcagatttaatttttgttaaaggTAAacttgaattacattattactagttttATTGTGAAGTTACACTCACCATTTCctctttaatgtaaataatatcgtttattcaaaagaaaaaaaagaaggagtTTTTAAGCAAGTATATACAACATAAATACTATCACGATCTACTAACCAAACTCACGTCTGCTATAAATATTACATACTTTTAAAGTTTGCGTGTAAAATGGTGGTCTTGATTCTTGAGCGCCTAACAATTTTCATGTGACTGTTTGCAGGTGTGCTGAAGAATCATGTGAGGAGGGAGAAAGGCTTTTGGGGTCTCAGATAGGGAGAGTAGAGATACCAACTTGTTTCCAACTATGTCGTCTTCTACTTCTATGTTAATgcaatttaatattttaattagcACTAAGTGTAACTAGGTCCAGGTTGATATTATTAGAGGGTTTTGAGGAAGGAGATTGTAAAGATGTGAACTCCTTGAATCAGATTAACGgttctcattaatcttctaacTTTTTTGTTTGGAGAAATACGGtgaccaagtttttttttttaaaaaagtggGATAAACATCACAATAGTCTAGTAATGATGTAGTTCAAATAGCTTTTTGCAAGAATTGATTCTAAtatatctcacttacaagtgaagagggaTATTATTacaccgtagtattaagtgaggGTAGCCCAAGTTTTTAAATTATGTGATGTAttaccaatagaaaataactACGTCACGGAATCAACAATAATTATGTCATAtggtttataaaatataatttaaataggcTTGTTATCTAATTCgtcgaatgaggatcctctctggatcctcttTATAAGGATTCTTTATAAGGATTCTAGAAATTctcaaatcgtgtccgttcattgtAAATCGTGCGGTTAGTTTTCATCAGATacaattcatatttaattttaaataaaagtatttaaaataatttataaccgtaCGATGTATTATGAACGAATACAATTAAGGATTCCCGAAATTCTaataaagaggatccggagaagaTCCTCATTCTAATTCGTATAATCTGTTTGATTAAGCGAAGcaaaagatcaaattcatttatTCCCTTCGgctaaattatattatattttcatgTTTGATTTGGCGAGGaaagaatttttgtttttgtaaaggattggcactttaaaatttttattttacattctaaactttctatatttagaaagaaaaatacacttataaaatgtgtagaacaagatttgtaaagtaccaataacacttccctttatAAATAGTATTTCTATTAAACTATTCTCTGCGCCGAATCTGCCGACTCTTCATCTGCTTGGCAGTAAGTGAGCCACTTAGAAACTGTCAATCTACATCCTACTCCTGGTTCAAAATTATAGAGGCTAATTATACTCTTctgtttttttgcttttttgtttttattaatgataGAGTCGATGGTAGATAGATTATTTATctgaattttattttgcaaaCTTTATAATATGATGGTTGATAATTGAATTTCTTctttaaattataaaagaaataattcaatcatcaatcgTCTT contains the following coding sequences:
- the LOC137743501 gene encoding uncharacterized protein; amino-acid sequence: MSLFNTRFSFFFLTVFPWTFLLFLSLPFSLSSTNIHELLISQGLPPGLLPKEVKSYTLSDNGELQVFLDAPCLTKYENRVFFESVLRANLSYGSLIGVEGLSQEELFLWLPVKDIIVDDPRSGLILFDIGVAHKQLSLSLFEDPPDCKPSGVLKNHVRREKGFWGLR